The Oxobacter pfennigii genome has a segment encoding these proteins:
- a CDS encoding methyltransferase domain-containing protein yields the protein MGKTSEITIDLSYLSLEGNVLDIGYQGKGAIYRALTERSVPDFLLETAAALDTKLEADDFNWVYGHPNSLPFEDKSFDVMTSFFAFAYIDRNRSRMKLIREIARTLKNEGKILIWDLNIKDLTISIKKNINVKLSEDRYVDINMDFLRWPGNFGADTMLPVVERYFVIKDKYEFDDYFYIEAYKKDDFN from the coding sequence ATGGGTAAAACATCTGAAATTACAATCGATTTAAGCTATCTTTCACTTGAAGGGAATGTTCTGGATATAGGCTATCAAGGCAAAGGTGCCATATATAGGGCCTTAACGGAAAGGTCAGTTCCAGATTTTCTTTTAGAGACAGCCGCGGCTTTGGATACCAAGCTTGAAGCTGATGATTTCAACTGGGTTTACGGACATCCTAACAGCCTTCCATTTGAGGATAAAAGCTTTGATGTCATGACTTCTTTTTTTGCTTTTGCATACATTGACAGAAATCGTTCAAGGATGAAGCTCATAAGGGAAATAGCAAGGACACTGAAAAATGAAGGCAAAATACTCATATGGGATTTAAATATTAAAGACTTAACCATAAGCATAAAGAAAAATATAAATGTGAAATTATCAGAAGATAGATATGTGGATATAAACATGGATTTCTTGCGGTGGCCGGGGAACTTCGGCGCCGACACAATGCTGCCTGTTGTGGAAAGATATTTTGTAATAAAGGATAAATATGAATTTGATGACTATTTTTATATAGAAGCTTACAAAAAGGATGATTTTAATTGA
- a CDS encoding zinc dependent phospholipase C family protein, with product MQGIVERTYGRVFKSTLAAVNPVKKVVIKSECKVHKFINIQSLIILKNDGYKDAWLLFAKHIEELNSGVAWADQDLKSSNHFFNPLSQKGLYGSSNALKECIAYYEAAVVNWKKNDVRKSMFYLGAAAHLIQDLTVPQHVNIHLLKHHRKFENWIKRVYEQYDSFKCYDKGIYLDSLRDFVNENTLVAIDAHNRNKDIKNLEQRFFNITDIILCQAQRSTAGFLFMFYHHVCHKEKISDINC from the coding sequence ATGCAGGGTATTGTAGAGAGGACATACGGAAGGGTATTTAAATCCACTCTTGCGGCGGTTAATCCCGTAAAGAAGGTTGTCATTAAATCCGAATGCAAGGTTCACAAATTCATTAATATACAGTCTTTGATTATATTAAAAAATGATGGATACAAGGATGCATGGCTTTTATTTGCAAAACATATAGAGGAATTAAATTCAGGGGTGGCATGGGCGGATCAGGATTTAAAAAGCAGCAATCACTTTTTCAACCCCTTAAGTCAGAAGGGATTATACGGGTCCAGCAACGCATTGAAAGAATGTATTGCTTATTATGAAGCTGCCGTTGTAAATTGGAAGAAAAATGATGTAAGGAAATCCATGTTTTATTTAGGGGCAGCAGCTCATCTTATTCAGGACCTTACAGTACCCCAGCATGTTAATATCCATCTTTTAAAGCATCACAGAAAATTCGAAAACTGGATTAAAAGGGTATACGAACAATACGATAGTTTTAAATGCTATGATAAGGGAATTTATCTGGATTCACTTAGAGATTTTGTGAATGAAAACACATTAGTAGCCATAGATGCCCACAACAGGAATAAGGATATTAAAAATTTAGAGCAGAGGTTCTTTAATATAACAGATATAATTTTATGCCAGGCCCAAAGATCTACGGCAGGATTTCTATTCATGTTTTATCATCATGTATGTCATAAGGAAAAGATATCAGATATTAACTGCTGA